In a genomic window of Gemmatimonadetes bacterium T265:
- a CDS encoding N-acetyltransferase: MTDPVSTSDPDPASADASTVVRRLTAVEARDRAAALADVLLDCVAGGASVSFMAPLARETADAFWTGVASGVGAGDRILLVAEDRATGAVLGTVQVVFAWPENQPHRGDVAKMLVRRAARRRGVGARLMRAAEAAARDAGRTLLVLDTVTGSDAERLYARLGWTRVGVVPDYALWPDGRPCDATFFYKSLTDYKSLENS; this comes from the coding sequence GTGACCGACCCCGTGAGCACGTCCGACCCCGACCCGGCGTCCGCCGACGCGTCGACCGTCGTGCGCCGGCTCACCGCAGTGGAGGCGCGCGACCGGGCCGCGGCGCTCGCCGACGTGCTGCTCGACTGCGTCGCGGGCGGCGCGTCGGTCAGCTTCATGGCGCCGCTCGCGCGCGAGACGGCGGACGCCTTCTGGACCGGTGTCGCGTCCGGCGTCGGGGCCGGCGACCGGATCCTGCTCGTGGCCGAGGACCGCGCGACGGGCGCCGTGCTGGGGACAGTGCAGGTGGTCTTCGCGTGGCCCGAGAACCAGCCGCACCGGGGCGACGTGGCGAAGATGTTGGTCCGCCGGGCGGCGCGCCGGCGCGGCGTCGGTGCGCGCCTGATGCGCGCGGCCGAGGCGGCGGCGCGGGACGCGGGGCGGACGCTGCTCGTGCTCGACACCGTGACCGGGAGCGACGCGGAGCGGCTCTACGCGCGGCTGGGCTGGACGCGGGTCGGGGTGGTGCCGGACTACGCCCTCTGGCCGGACGGCCGGCCGTGCGACGCGACGTTCTTCTACAAATCGCTTACAGACTACAAGTCGCTCGAAAATTCGTGA
- a CDS encoding peroxiredoxin — MSEHRARIRWEHDGGPFARRQYSRAHAWAFDGGVTVPASAAPSGVPVPYADPAAVDPEEAFVAAIASCHMLTFLFVAATAGFVVRHYEDEAVGRMTKNADGVLWVSHVELAPRIAYADGAAATPDQEADLHHRAHDGCYIANSVRTAVTVRGVATRAAARAPHEFSSDL, encoded by the coding sequence ATGTCCGAACACCGCGCCCGCATCCGCTGGGAGCACGACGGCGGCCCGTTCGCCAGGCGGCAATACTCCCGCGCACACGCGTGGGCCTTCGACGGCGGTGTCACGGTCCCCGCGTCCGCGGCGCCGTCCGGGGTGCCCGTTCCGTACGCGGACCCGGCCGCCGTCGATCCCGAGGAAGCGTTCGTGGCGGCGATCGCGAGCTGCCACATGCTCACGTTCCTCTTCGTCGCCGCGACGGCGGGCTTCGTGGTGCGGCACTACGAGGACGAGGCCGTGGGCCGCATGACGAAGAACGCCGACGGCGTGCTCTGGGTGAGCCACGTCGAGCTGGCCCCCAGGATCGCGTACGCCGACGGCGCCGCGGCGACGCCCGACCAGGAGGCCGACCTGCACCACCGCGCCCACGACGGCTGTTACATCGCCAACTCGGTGCGCACCGCGGTCACGGTGCGCGGGGTCGCGACGCGGGCGGCCGCACGCGCGCCTCACGAATTTTCGAGCGACTTGTAG
- the clpP_2 gene encoding ATP-dependent Clp protease proteolytic subunit, whose amino-acid sequence MSTLYTPYVIERSARGERTYDIFSRLLLDRIVFLGTEITDDVANVLIPQLLFLESDNPGKDVNLYINSPGGSVTAALAIYDTIQSMSSPVHTLCMGFAASAACFLLAGGRAGKRSALPHARIMMHQPSGGAQGTAADVEIRAREVLHLRAQINGLMARHTGQPLERIERDFDRDFYLSAEEARAYGIVDHVVERRGELVDETKQPAVTA is encoded by the coding sequence ATGTCGACGCTCTACACCCCGTACGTCATCGAACGCAGCGCCCGCGGCGAGCGGACGTACGACATCTTCTCCCGCCTGCTGCTCGACCGCATCGTCTTCCTCGGCACCGAGATCACCGACGACGTGGCGAACGTGCTCATCCCGCAGCTCCTCTTCCTGGAGAGCGACAACCCGGGGAAGGACGTCAACCTCTACATCAACTCGCCCGGCGGGAGCGTGACCGCGGCGCTCGCGATCTACGACACGATCCAGAGCATGTCGTCGCCGGTGCACACGCTCTGCATGGGGTTCGCGGCGAGCGCCGCGTGCTTCCTGCTCGCGGGCGGGCGCGCGGGCAAACGGTCGGCGCTGCCGCACGCGCGGATCATGATGCACCAGCCCTCGGGCGGGGCGCAGGGCACGGCGGCCGACGTCGAGATCCGCGCGCGCGAGGTGCTGCACCTGCGCGCGCAGATCAACGGGCTGATGGCGCGCCACACGGGGCAGCCGCTCGAGCGGATCGAGCGCGACTTCGACCGCGACTTCTACCTCTCGGCCGAGGAGGCGAGGGCGTACGGGATCGTCGACCACGTGGTCGAGCGGCGCGGCGAGCTCGTCGACGAGACCAAGCAGCCCGCGGTTACTGCCTAA
- a CDS encoding transcriptional regulator, which produces MPAPRLDPFHAVADPTRRALLDRLRRGEAPVAELTAGLADAGFRLSRPAVSKHLRVLREARLVRERRGGDDGRQRVYTLTPAPLGEVARWALAYQAFWESNLAGLKRHFERSPEPSLPPRSDHADPPPPGAS; this is translated from the coding sequence GTGCCCGCGCCCCGACTCGACCCCTTCCACGCCGTCGCCGACCCGACGCGCCGCGCGCTGCTCGACCGGCTGCGGCGGGGCGAGGCGCCGGTGGCCGAGCTCACGGCCGGGCTGGCGGACGCGGGGTTCCGGCTGAGCCGGCCGGCCGTGTCGAAGCACCTCCGCGTGCTGCGCGAGGCCCGGCTCGTGCGCGAGCGGCGCGGGGGGGACGACGGCCGGCAGCGCGTCTACACGCTCACGCCCGCCCCGCTCGGCGAGGTCGCGCGCTGGGCGCTCGCGTACCAGGCGTTCTGGGAGTCGAACCTCGCCGGCCTCAAACGCCACTTCGAGCGGTCGCCCGAGCCGTCCCTCCCGCCGCGTTCCGACCACGCCGACCCCCCACCGCCAGGAGCCTCATGA
- a CDS encoding transcriptional regulator, producing the protein MDLSPPDIHTRLATRLRQLRAARGLTLDGLASRAGVSRAMISLVERAESSPTATVLDRLAAGLGVTVASLFADEARADASPVSRRADQLAWRDPATGYVRRNLSPPGFPSPIELVEVVLPARARVAYDTPGTARAVGVSQQVWVLEGAVALTVGDRTYALDVGDCLAMRLEQPVAFHNPEDRPARYVVALTTDPAPAGPGGAHLGGRLP; encoded by the coding sequence GTGGACCTGTCGCCTCCGGACATACATACGCGTCTCGCGACGCGACTGCGTCAGCTCCGGGCCGCGCGCGGGCTCACGCTCGACGGTCTGGCGTCGCGCGCCGGCGTGAGTCGCGCGATGATCTCGCTCGTCGAGCGCGCCGAAAGCAGTCCGACCGCGACGGTGCTCGACCGACTCGCGGCGGGGCTCGGCGTGACCGTTGCCTCGCTTTTCGCCGACGAGGCCCGCGCCGACGCATCGCCCGTCTCGCGGCGCGCCGATCAACTCGCCTGGCGCGACCCGGCGACGGGATACGTGCGCCGGAACCTCTCGCCGCCGGGCTTCCCGTCGCCCATCGAGCTCGTCGAAGTCGTGCTGCCGGCCCGCGCGCGCGTCGCCTACGACACGCCCGGGACGGCGCGCGCCGTCGGCGTGAGCCAACAAGTGTGGGTGTTGGAGGGCGCCGTCGCGCTCACCGTGGGCGACCGCACGTACGCGCTCGACGTCGGGGACTGCCTCGCCATGCGCCTCGAGCAGCCCGTCGCGTTCCACAACCCCGAGGACCGGCCCGCCCGCTACGTCGTCGCCCTGACCACCGACCCCGCGCCCGCCGGACCGGGCGGCGCGCATCTCGGAGGACGCCTGCCGTGA
- a CDS encoding haloalkane dehalogenase: MPDVTAPTEAPVPARSDLPAWVDVAAYPFRPRAFDSGEGRLSYVDEGTGPPVVLVHGTPTWSFLYRRLIPRLVAAGHRVIAPDHLGFGLSGHPADADYRPEAHARRLAALLDALDLRAITLVLHDFGGPIGLAYALDRPARIARLVLLNTWGWALDGDPRIARGSRLAAGPLGRFLYTRLNASPRWLLPAGFADRACLTPAVHAQYLAPFPDAATRAPLWALARALLDSGPWYDGLWERRARLAAVPVRLVWGMRDPAFGPAYLARWQNALPHARAVALPDVGHFVPDEAPDALAAEVIAACSGRNAADVAE; the protein is encoded by the coding sequence ATGCCTGACGTCACGGCTCCAACGGAGGCGCCCGTTCCCGCGCGCTCCGACCTTCCCGCCTGGGTGGACGTCGCGGCGTACCCATTCCGGCCCCGCGCGTTCGACAGCGGTGAGGGCCGGCTGTCGTACGTTGACGAAGGCACCGGACCGCCGGTGGTGCTCGTGCACGGCACGCCCACCTGGTCGTTCCTTTACCGGCGGTTGATCCCGCGGCTCGTCGCCGCCGGCCACCGCGTGATCGCCCCCGACCACCTCGGCTTCGGGCTCTCGGGCCACCCCGCCGACGCGGACTACCGCCCCGAGGCGCACGCGCGCCGGCTCGCCGCGCTCCTCGACGCCCTCGACCTGCGCGCGATCACGCTCGTGCTCCACGACTTTGGCGGTCCGATCGGGCTCGCGTATGCGCTCGACCGCCCGGCGCGCATCGCGCGGCTCGTGCTGCTCAACACGTGGGGGTGGGCGCTCGACGGCGACCCGCGCATCGCGCGCGGGAGCCGCCTCGCCGCGGGCCCCCTCGGGCGCTTCCTCTACACGCGCCTGAACGCCTCGCCGCGCTGGTTGCTCCCCGCCGGGTTCGCCGACCGCGCCTGCCTCACGCCGGCGGTCCACGCACAGTACCTGGCGCCCTTCCCGGACGCGGCCACGCGGGCGCCGCTTTGGGCGCTCGCGCGCGCGCTGCTCGACTCCGGACCGTGGTACGACGGACTCTGGGAGCGCCGCGCGCGACTGGCCGCCGTGCCCGTGCGACTCGTCTGGGGGATGCGGGACCCGGCGTTCGGCCCGGCCTACCTGGCGCGCTGGCAGAACGCGCTGCCGCACGCGCGCGCGGTCGCCCTGCCCGACGTCGGCCACTTCGTGCCGGACGAGGCGCCGGATGCGTTGGCCGCCGAGGTGATCGCCGCGTGCTCTGGCCGGAACGCCGCGGACGTTGCGGAATGA
- a CDS encoding cupin — translation MSSRATDANATTTPYQAINLAAKAGLIDGQWAPRVVAELNDYQFKVVRIEGDFVWHDHAETDEAFLVLEGELRIDFRDGAVVVRPGELFVVPRGVEHKPFAAREVKLLLVEPRGVVNTGQAGGERTAPNDVWI, via the coding sequence ATGTCGAGCCGCGCGACGGACGCGAACGCGACCACGACGCCCTACCAGGCGATCAACCTCGCGGCAAAGGCCGGGCTCATCGACGGCCAGTGGGCGCCGCGCGTCGTGGCCGAGCTGAACGACTACCAGTTCAAGGTCGTCCGCATCGAAGGCGACTTCGTCTGGCACGACCACGCGGAGACCGACGAGGCGTTCCTCGTGCTCGAGGGGGAGCTGCGCATCGACTTCCGCGACGGCGCGGTCGTGGTGCGGCCGGGGGAGCTGTTCGTCGTGCCCCGCGGCGTCGAGCACAAGCCGTTCGCGGCGCGGGAGGTGAAGCTGCTGCTCGTCGAGCCACGCGGGGTAGTGAACACGGGGCAGGCCGGCGGCGAGCGGACGGCGCCGAACGACGTCTGGATCTAG
- a CDS encoding DNA-directed RNA polymerase sigma-70 factor: protein MTGNATSRRPAEPCPLAPGAAPAVTELLVAWNAGDVAALDALMPVIYAELRRQAARAMRREADGHTLATTGLVHEAYLRLVEHDRVQWQNRAQFFGVAAQLMRRILVDHARAHHAAKRGGAVHRVTLSHADDVAAGPSAADDAAEVLGVHTALERLAALDPEQARLVELRYFGGLTIEETAGALGVSPATVKREWAVARAWLRRELQAR, encoded by the coding sequence ATGACGGGAAATGCGACCAGCCGCCGGCCCGCCGAGCCTTGCCCGCTCGCGCCCGGCGCCGCGCCCGCGGTGACTGAACTGCTGGTCGCGTGGAACGCCGGCGACGTCGCCGCGCTCGACGCGCTCATGCCGGTGATCTACGCCGAGCTGCGCCGACAGGCCGCGCGCGCGATGCGCCGCGAGGCGGACGGGCACACGCTCGCGACCACCGGACTCGTCCACGAGGCCTACCTGCGCCTCGTCGAGCACGACCGCGTGCAGTGGCAGAACCGCGCGCAGTTCTTCGGCGTCGCCGCCCAGCTGATGCGGCGCATCCTCGTCGACCACGCGCGCGCCCACCACGCGGCCAAGCGCGGCGGCGCCGTCCACCGCGTGACGCTCAGCCACGCGGACGACGTCGCCGCCGGTCCGTCCGCGGCCGACGACGCGGCCGAAGTGCTCGGCGTGCACACCGCGCTCGAGCGGCTCGCGGCGCTCGACCCGGAGCAGGCGCGCCTCGTCGAGTTGCGCTACTTCGGCGGCCTCACGATCGAGGAGACGGCCGGCGCGCTCGGCGTCTCGCCGGCCACGGTGAAGCGCGAGTGGGCGGTCGCGCGCGCGTGGCTCCGGCGGGAGCTGCAGGCGCGGTGA
- a CDS encoding TetR family transcriptional regulator, whose translation MSPRTPAQFEALRADAQERLERAALRVFARQGYARATVRDVAREAGVAQGLLYNYYPGKHALLAAVFRRSMADVQVSFAAAAVDAPPAERLARLVRSAFDTVRAHLPFWQLVYGVRQQPDVIAALGPALAVWTNGIQSTLEGHLRDTHCPDPAVAARLLFAAIDGVAQHFALDPTNYPLDVVAERLVAVLGTASPPPRPEDAHA comes from the coding sequence ATGAGCCCTCGCACTCCGGCGCAGTTCGAAGCGCTGCGCGCCGACGCCCAGGAGCGGCTCGAACGCGCCGCCCTCCGCGTCTTCGCCCGCCAGGGCTACGCCCGCGCGACCGTGCGCGACGTGGCACGCGAGGCGGGCGTCGCGCAGGGGCTGCTCTACAACTACTACCCGGGCAAGCACGCCCTGCTCGCCGCGGTCTTCCGCCGCAGCATGGCCGACGTCCAGGTGTCGTTCGCCGCGGCCGCTGTCGACGCGCCGCCCGCCGAACGCCTCGCACGCCTCGTCCGCTCGGCGTTCGACACGGTGCGCGCGCACCTCCCGTTCTGGCAACTCGTCTACGGCGTGCGCCAGCAGCCCGACGTCATCGCGGCACTCGGCCCTGCGCTCGCCGTATGGACGAACGGCATTCAGAGTACACTCGAGGGACACTTACGCGACACACACTGCCCCGACCCGGCAGTCGCGGCGCGGCTCCTCTTCGCCGCCATCGACGGCGTCGCCCAGCATTTCGCGCTCGACCCCACGAACTACCCGCTCGACGTTGTCGCCGAGCGTCTCGTGGCCGTGCTCGGCACGGCCAGCCCGCCGCCCCGACCAGAGGACGCCCATGCCTGA
- a CDS encoding N-acetyltransferase, translating to MRPDRPERVPALDTARLILRGHTLDDVAECGAMWADPAVTQHIGGRPFSEEEVWARVLRYAGLWALLGYGYWLVRERASGRFVGEVGLADFRRDLTPALGGAPEVGWALATWAHGRGFATEAVRAALAWSDAYLRPARTVCLIAPANAGSIRVAAKCGYHEAARTTYKGADAIVLARDAASRQASTR from the coding sequence ATGCGCCCCGACCGGCCGGAACGCGTCCCCGCCCTCGACACCGCACGTCTGATCCTGCGCGGCCACACCCTCGACGACGTCGCCGAGTGCGGCGCGATGTGGGCGGACCCCGCCGTCACGCAGCACATCGGCGGGCGGCCGTTCTCCGAAGAGGAGGTCTGGGCGCGGGTGCTGCGCTACGCGGGCCTCTGGGCGCTGCTCGGCTACGGGTACTGGCTGGTGCGGGAGCGGGCGTCCGGCCGCTTCGTGGGCGAGGTCGGGCTGGCCGACTTCCGCCGTGACCTCACGCCCGCGCTCGGCGGCGCGCCGGAGGTCGGCTGGGCGCTCGCGACGTGGGCGCACGGACGCGGGTTCGCGACGGAAGCCGTGCGCGCCGCCCTGGCCTGGAGCGACGCCTACCTGCGGCCGGCGCGGACCGTCTGCCTGATCGCCCCCGCGAACGCGGGGTCGATCCGGGTCGCCGCGAAATGCGGGTACCACGAAGCCGCACGCACCACCTACAAGGGGGCGGACGCGATCGTCCTCGCGCGCGACGCCGCGTCGCGTCAGGCGTCGACGCGTTAG